In one Macaca nemestrina isolate mMacNem1 chromosome 2, mMacNem.hap1, whole genome shotgun sequence genomic region, the following are encoded:
- the LOC105470256 gene encoding uridine 5'-monophosphate synthase, producing MAAAGGALGPLVTGLYDVQAFKFGDFVLKSGLSSPIYIDLRGIVSRPRLLSQVADVLFQTAQNAGISFDTVCGVPYTALPLATVMCSTNQIPMLIRRKETKDYGTKRLVEGAINPGETCLIIEDVVTSGSSVLETVEVLQKEGLKVTDAIVLLDREQGGKDKLQAHGIRLHSVCTLSKMLEILEQQKKIDAETVGRVKRFIQENVFVAANHNGSALSIKEAPRELSFGARAELPRIHPVASKLLRLMQKKETNLCLSADVSEARELLQLADALGPSICMLKTHVDILNDFTLDVMKELITLAKCHEFLIFEDRKFADIGNTVKKQYEGGIFKIASWADLVNAHVVPGSGVVKGLQEVGLPLHRGCLLIAEMSSSGSLATGNYTRAAVRMAEEHSEFVVGFISGSRVSMKPEFLHLTPGVQLEAGGDNLGQQYNSPQEVIGKRGSDIIIVGRGIISAADRLEAAEMYRKAAWEAYLSRLGV from the exons ATGGCGGCAGCTGGTGGAGCTTTGGGGCCATTGGTGACGGGTCTGTACGACGTGCAGGCTTTCAAGTTTGGGGACTTCGTGCTGAAGAGCGGACTCTCCTCCCCCATCTACATCGATCTGCGGGGCATCGTGTCTCGACCGCGTCTTCTGAGTCAG GTTGCAGATGTTTTATTCCAAACTGCCCAAAATGCAGGGATCAGTTTTGACACCGTGTGTGGAGTGCCTTATACAGCTTTGCCATTGGCTACAGTTATGTGTTCAACCAATCAAATTCCAATGCTtattagaaggaaagaaacaaaggattatg gaacTAAGCGTCTTGTAGAAGGAGCTATTAATCCAGGAGAAACCTGTTTAATCATTGAAGATGTTGTCACCAGTGGATCTAGTGTTTTGGAAACTGTTGAGGTTCTTCAGAAGGAGGGCTTGAAGGTTACTGATGCCATAGTGCTGTTGGACAGAGAGCAGGGAGGCAAGGACAAGTTGCAGGCGCACGGGATCCGCCTCCACTCAGTGTGTACGTTGTCCAAAATGCTGGAGATTCTCGAGCAGCAGAAAAAAATTGATGCTGAGACAGTTGGGAGAGTGAAGAGATTTATTCAGGAGAATGTCTTTGTGGCAGCGAATCATAATGGTTCTGCCCTTTCTATAAAGGAAGCACCCAGAGAACTCAGCTTCGGTGCACGTGCAGAGCTGCCCAGGATCCACCCAGTTGCATCGAAGCTTCTCAGGCTTATGCAAAAGAAGGAGACCAATCTATGTCTATCTGCTGATGTTTCAGAGGCCAGAGAGCTGTTGCAGCTAGCAGATGCTTTAGGACCCAGTATCTGCATGCTCAAGACTCATGTAGATATTTTGAATGATTTTACTCTGGATGTGATGAAGGAGTTGATAACTCTGGCAAAATGCCATGAGTTCTTGATATTTGAAGACCGGAAGTTTGCAGATATAGGAAACACAGTGAAAAAGCAGTATGAAG GAGGTATCTTTAAAATAGCTTCCTGGGCAGATCTGGTAAATGCTCACGTGGTGCCAGGCTCAGGAGTTGTGAAAGGCTTGCAAGAAGTGGGCCTGCCTTTGCATCGGGGGTGCCTCCTTATTGCAGAAATGAGCTCCAGCGGCTCCCTGGCCACTGGGAACTACACTAGAGCAGCG GTTAGAATGGCTGAGGAGCACTCTGAATTTGttgttggttttatttctggCTCCCGAGTAAGCATGAAACCAGAATTTCttcacttgactccaggagttcagTTGGAAGCAGGAG GAGATAATCTTGGCCAACAGTACAATAGCCCACAAGAAGTTATTGGCAAACGAGGTTCCGATATCATCATTGTAGGCCGCGGCATAATCTCAGCAGCTGATCGTCTGGAAGCAGCGGAGATGTACAGAAAAGCTGCTTGGGAAGCGTATTTGAGTAGACTTGGTGTTTGA